Proteins encoded together in one Pseudomonas arsenicoxydans window:
- a CDS encoding zeta toxin family protein, which translates to MSVTPSYTYTPEQVTAAFNEIKATLFRGITAEQTPKILVVAGLQGAGKTFLLEKHLLPSKRYDKYVRLYLPEYRRKHPQYAEMIKLGVLHAYEHTQAFVEEVSEKIFTEAFTLKYNIIMECAFDRITFATFPPLATAAGYQFETHIVGCTREFAHVSSIKRALKSLENQELERFVSYAVLDASMSLAHAIILACEVASKAVDGSQITLYERGPGSLKERVQRAHFTYPKADTPAPTPSTAPTPNSTYANIINNHVCTPRERDEMVKDCHLALLKAQTYDQLVPAVVYNDLYSYIVKYVYR; encoded by the coding sequence ATGTCAGTTACGCCCAGTTATACCTACACCCCGGAGCAGGTCACTGCAGCGTTCAACGAAATCAAAGCGACCCTGTTTCGCGGTATCACTGCCGAGCAAACGCCGAAAATCCTGGTGGTTGCCGGGCTTCAAGGGGCAGGCAAAACCTTCCTGCTGGAAAAGCACCTGTTGCCTTCAAAGCGCTACGACAAATACGTTCGTCTCTACCTGCCCGAATACCGACGAAAACACCCTCAATACGCAGAGATGATCAAACTCGGCGTCTTGCACGCCTACGAGCACACACAAGCCTTTGTAGAGGAAGTCAGCGAAAAGATCTTCACTGAAGCCTTTACCCTCAAATACAACATCATCATGGAGTGCGCGTTCGACAGAATCACTTTCGCCACGTTTCCACCCCTGGCCACAGCCGCCGGGTATCAATTCGAAACGCATATCGTCGGCTGTACGCGGGAATTCGCCCACGTATCGAGCATCAAGCGCGCACTCAAGAGCCTGGAAAACCAGGAACTCGAACGCTTTGTCAGCTACGCGGTCCTTGATGCCAGCATGAGTCTTGCGCACGCGATCATCCTGGCCTGTGAGGTCGCCTCCAAAGCAGTCGACGGCTCACAAATCACCTTGTATGAGCGCGGGCCTGGATCGTTGAAAGAGCGCGTCCAACGTGCTCATTTCACCTACCCGAAAGCTGACACTCCTGCACCCACACCTTCAACGGCACCGACGCCGAACAGCACCTATGCCAACATCATCAATAACCATGTTTGCACCCCGCGAGAACGTGACGAGATGGTAAAAGACTGCCATTTGGCGTTGCTCAAAGCCCAAACCTACGACCAGCTTGTCCCTGCCGTTGTCTACAACGATTTGTACTCTTACATCGTCAAATACGTTTACCGATAA
- a CDS encoding DJ-1/PfpI family protein, translating to MILILLPTSDYDPTESSVVWQAMRQAGIEVRFATPQGLPAYADSRLVNIGFGPLNPLLMTRDTDLAHYARMIEDKWFRQPMAYNDVDCNQYDGLLIPGGHAKGMRSLLESDQAQRIALHFFKADKPVAAVCHGVLLLARTIDPDTRHSVLHGRKVTALLASTMELPAWVITAPWLGRYYRTYPQTVEAEVTGALASPAHFQRGPLLALRDSADEPLRGFVVRDGQLLTARWPGDCHRFAAEWLRLLIGKRI from the coding sequence ATGATCCTGATTCTGCTGCCCACGTCTGATTACGATCCCACTGAAAGCAGCGTTGTATGGCAAGCCATGCGCCAGGCCGGTATCGAGGTGCGCTTTGCAACACCCCAAGGTCTGCCCGCCTACGCCGACTCACGTCTGGTGAACATTGGCTTCGGTCCGTTGAACCCTTTGCTGATGACCCGTGATACTGATCTTGCCCACTACGCCCGCATGATCGAAGACAAGTGGTTTCGCCAACCGATGGCCTATAACGATGTCGACTGCAATCAGTACGACGGACTGCTGATTCCGGGTGGCCATGCCAAGGGCATGCGCAGTCTGCTGGAGTCAGACCAGGCGCAACGGATCGCCCTGCATTTTTTCAAGGCTGACAAACCGGTGGCAGCAGTGTGTCACGGCGTGTTGTTACTTGCCCGTACCATCGATCCAGATACCAGGCATTCGGTGTTGCATGGACGCAAGGTCACTGCCTTGCTGGCCAGCACCATGGAGTTGCCGGCCTGGGTAATCACCGCCCCTTGGCTTGGACGCTATTACCGGACCTATCCGCAAACCGTCGAAGCAGAAGTCACGGGCGCCCTCGCCAGCCCTGCGCATTTTCAGCGAGGCCCGTTGCTGGCGCTCCGTGATTCAGCGGACGAACCCCTCCGCGGTTTCGTTGTGCGTGATGGTCAGTTGCTGACCGCTCGCTGGCCAGGAGACTGCCACCGGTTCGCCGCTGAATGGCTCCGACTTCTTATCGGTAAACGTATTTGA
- a CDS encoding hybrid sensor histidine kinase/response regulator, translated as MSDNQSRTYSVEEMRFRLLIDAVVDYAIYMIDPDGIITSWNAGAKRFKGYEEAEILGQHFSRFYTEEDRLAGLPQRALDTAIGEGRFEGEGWRVRKDGTHFWSHVVIDPIIDPSGKLLGFAKITRDLTDRKMAEETLKQSEQQFRLLVQSVTDYAIYTLAPDGRVSNWNLGAQRIKGYRPEEIIGQHFSIFYTPEDRAAGEPQRALEIATREKRFENKAWRVRKDGTRFMAHVVVDPIWGETGTLLGFAKITRDITEATQAQQALEQTREALFQAQKMQAIGQLSGGIAHDFNNLLTVILGNLEIVRKRVGDDPKVTRLLDNATQGAMRGVSLTQRMLAFARRQELKSESVDLPGLVQGITGLLRSSLGPSVTLETRFAPGLVPVMADLNQLELAVLNLATNARDAMPKGGRIVISAKTGDASDQSALHLAPGDYVCLTISDSGEGMDEATLASAKDPFFTTKGIGKGTGLGLSMVHGFIEQLGGRFILKSQKDVGTTAELWIPAATSASVVKPVMESAQPPPVEQLCVLVVDDDSLVLTSTVLLLEDLGHRVISATSGAQALEQFDNEQHIDLLITDMAMPKMNGAQLAQAIRFFKPGLPIILATGYAERLEGFAAKLPRLSKPFTQLNLVEVIALAMK; from the coding sequence ATGAGTGATAACCAGTCCAGAACCTATTCCGTCGAGGAGATGCGCTTTCGTCTGCTGATCGATGCCGTGGTGGACTATGCCATTTACATGATTGATCCAGACGGCATCATCACCAGCTGGAACGCCGGCGCCAAGCGTTTCAAAGGGTATGAGGAGGCGGAGATTCTCGGTCAGCACTTCTCGCGCTTTTATACCGAAGAAGATCGCTTGGCCGGTTTGCCGCAACGTGCGCTGGACACGGCAATTGGCGAGGGTCGTTTCGAAGGCGAAGGCTGGCGTGTACGCAAGGACGGTACGCATTTCTGGTCGCACGTGGTGATTGATCCGATCATCGATCCATCGGGCAAGCTGTTGGGTTTTGCCAAGATCACCCGTGATCTTACCGACCGCAAAATGGCCGAAGAAACCCTCAAGCAAAGCGAGCAGCAGTTTCGCTTGCTGGTCCAAAGTGTCACGGATTACGCCATCTATACGCTCGCCCCGGATGGACGCGTGTCCAACTGGAATCTGGGCGCCCAGCGCATCAAGGGTTATCGCCCCGAAGAAATCATTGGCCAGCATTTTTCGATTTTCTATACCCCGGAAGACCGCGCTGCCGGTGAGCCGCAACGGGCATTGGAGATCGCAACGCGCGAGAAGCGCTTCGAAAACAAAGCCTGGCGCGTGCGCAAGGACGGGACGCGGTTTATGGCCCATGTGGTGGTCGACCCGATCTGGGGCGAAACCGGCACGTTACTCGGCTTTGCCAAGATCACTCGGGATATCACCGAAGCCACGCAGGCGCAGCAGGCCCTGGAGCAAACCCGCGAGGCGTTGTTCCAGGCGCAGAAGATGCAGGCCATCGGTCAACTCAGCGGGGGGATTGCCCACGACTTCAATAACCTGCTGACCGTCATCCTCGGCAACCTGGAAATCGTGCGCAAGCGCGTGGGTGACGATCCGAAAGTCACCCGTTTGCTGGATAACGCCACTCAGGGTGCGATGCGCGGGGTGTCGCTGACCCAACGCATGCTGGCGTTTGCGCGGCGTCAGGAACTCAAGTCCGAATCAGTCGATTTACCCGGGTTAGTGCAAGGCATCACCGGCCTGTTGCGTAGCTCGCTCGGGCCTTCAGTGACACTCGAAACACGTTTTGCACCCGGGCTCGTTCCTGTCATGGCCGACCTCAATCAGCTCGAGTTGGCGGTGTTGAATCTCGCTACCAATGCCCGCGACGCCATGCCCAAGGGCGGCCGAATCGTCATCAGTGCCAAGACGGGAGATGCCAGCGATCAATCAGCCCTGCACTTGGCACCAGGCGATTATGTCTGCCTCACTATCAGCGATTCAGGTGAAGGGATGGATGAAGCCACACTCGCGTCGGCGAAAGACCCGTTCTTCACCACAAAAGGCATCGGCAAAGGCACGGGGCTGGGGTTGTCGATGGTCCATGGGTTTATCGAACAATTGGGCGGACGGTTCATTCTCAAGAGCCAGAAAGACGTAGGCACTACCGCCGAGCTCTGGATACCTGCCGCCACGAGCGCGTCGGTGGTCAAACCCGTCATGGAGTCGGCACAGCCCCCTCCCGTGGAGCAGTTGTGCGTGTTGGTGGTGGACGATGACAGTCTGGTGCTGACCAGCACCGTCCTGCTGCTTGAGGATCTCGGGCATCGGGTAATCAGTGCGACATCGGGAGCGCAAGCGCTTGAGCAGTTCGACAACGAGCAGCACATAGACCTGCTCATTACCGACATGGCCATGCCGAAGATGAATGGAGCGCAACTGGCACAGGCCATACGGTTCTTCAAACCCGGCCTGCCGATTATCCTTGCCACGGGCTATGCCGAGCGGCTGGAAGGCTTCGCCGCCAAACTTCCGCGCTTGTCCAAGCCCTTTACCCAACTCAACCTGGTGGAAGTCATCGCCCTGGCC